A stretch of Aphanothece sacrum FPU1 DNA encodes these proteins:
- a CDS encoding IS4 family transposase, which produces MLPEIYNNHLTKYLKKSEYLILLIMIELVQVYRKIRFYELASYFPSPILFESKRKKLKRFFEIPCLTIEGVWIPIIKQWLKQSFSTGDVLHIAIDRTQWGLINILMVSLVIDNRGIPLYFELLDHIGNSNFDTQKSILARILLFLKEYKIVVLGDREFCSVELAKWLHGQKRVYYALRLKKSNYIEVEKEMWTRLKDLGLSSGMSLFYQGVKVTKTKGFIGSNIVAKWKKKYRGIETKEAWFIITNLTSIDETIDAYKKRFCIEEMFRDFKKGGYDLERTKLTGHRLTSLIILITLAYSMATFSGKIIKEKGLAKYVGRVRKNKKMRRRHSNFYIGLHGKDWVDSCDLFTVEAQALMQLSPEKRAYYRRGRRAISLIKSSL; this is translated from the coding sequence ATGTTACCAGAAATTTATAACAACCATTTAACAAAGTATCTGAAAAAATCGGAATATTTAATACTGTTAATCATGATAGAATTAGTGCAAGTATATAGGAAAATTAGGTTTTATGAGTTAGCTAGTTATTTTCCCAGTCCCATTTTATTTGAAAGTAAGAGAAAAAAGTTAAAACGGTTTTTCGAGATTCCTTGTTTGACAATTGAAGGAGTATGGATACCTATCATAAAACAGTGGTTAAAGCAATCATTTAGTACAGGAGATGTCTTACATATTGCCATAGATAGAACCCAATGGGGGTTGATTAATATTTTGATGGTAAGTCTGGTAATTGATAATAGAGGAATTCCCTTATATTTTGAGTTGCTAGATCACATCGGTAATAGTAACTTTGACACACAGAAAAGTATATTAGCCCGAATATTACTCTTTCTAAAAGAATATAAAATAGTTGTCTTAGGGGATAGAGAATTCTGCTCAGTTGAACTAGCAAAATGGTTACATGGACAAAAAAGAGTTTATTATGCACTCAGATTGAAGAAAAGCAACTATATTGAAGTAGAAAAGGAAATGTGGACGCGACTAAAAGATTTAGGATTATCTTCAGGAATGTCTTTATTTTATCAAGGAGTTAAAGTTACGAAAACAAAAGGATTTATAGGCAGTAATATAGTGGCGAAATGGAAAAAGAAGTATAGAGGAATAGAGACAAAAGAAGCTTGGTTTATTATCACAAATTTAACCAGTATTGATGAGACGATTGACGCTTATAAAAAGAGATTTTGTATTGAGGAAATGTTTCGGGATTTTAAGAAAGGTGGTTATGATTTAGAAAGAACGAAATTAACAGGACATCGCCTTACTTCCTTAATTATATTGATTACTCTAGCTTATTCAATGGCAACATTTTCTGGAAAAATTATTAAAGAGAAAGGATTGGCAAAATATGTGGGGAGAGTCAGAAAAAACAAGAAAATGCGACGGAGACACAGTAACTTTTATATCGGTCTTCATGGAAAAGATTGGGTTGACTCTTGTGATTTATTTACCGTTGAAGCCCAGGCATTAATGCAATTAAGCCCCGAAAAACGCGCCTATTATCGACGAGGACGACGGGCTATATCCCTGATTAAGTCTAGCTTATAG
- a CDS encoding beta strand repeat-containing protein → MTNSLLTINSLTLVPSLMAVLEQAFLLSQTTLQNFANNPDFAAKMALAFNSTSQADTLQTAWLNGDFAGFPALEIRYQSELNGANGAYSADTGIIYLAYEYLLQLFPPSQGGLGGINALVGLILEEYGHYVDVVLNGSNDSDGDEGAIFSALVMGQSLSETDLGQLKTENDHGVISFNGVNIAVEMQNFAGSAGNDTITGTSGDDVIDGLGGNDSLNGLAGDDILNGGDGNDTLDGGDGNDILNPGLGVDTIDGNTGTDTLIADYTTATVSGIGTNNYGITNTSSKIYSSYSSTTLLNYSNIELFNITGTQYNDSFSANTGYKINAGGGSDTLTLSLSNTSTNWVLDWANANAQLSGDSNTQISNFEKISSVTTGSGNDTFKFTNYLLNSSIDGNTGTDTLIADCTTATVSGIGTNNYGITNTSSKIYSSYSSTTLLNYSNIELFNITGTQYNDSLTGYAGNDTLIGAAGDDTINGTIGDSLDGGEGTDTVNLDLSSAMTNLTFDLDLSVTTNLQGISGTEVKNFEKIGTITTGSGNDTFKFTNYLLGGTINGNTGTDTLIADYTTATGSGISTNNYGITNTSSRIYSSYNSGTFLNYSNIELFNITGTQYNDSLTGYAGNDTLIGAAGDDTINGTIGDSLDGGKGTDTVNLDLSSAITNLTFDLDLSVTTNLQGISGTEVKNFEKIGTITTGSGNDTFKFTNYLLGGTINGNTGTDTLIADYTTATGSGISTNNYGITNTSSRIYSSYNSGTFLNYSNIELFNITGTQYNDSLTGYAGNDTLIGAAGDDTINGTIGDSLDGGKGTDTVNLDLSSAITNLTFDLDLSVTTNLQGISGTEVKNFEKIGTITTGSGNDTFKFTNYLLGGTINGNTGTDTLIADYTTATGSGISTNNYGITNTSSKIYSSYSSTTLLNYSNIELFNITGTQYNDNLNGSGGNDTLIGGEGNDSLSGGDGNDKLSGVNAKKLTPGLNEIDTLSGGNSIDTFILGDAANIYYDDRNNTTTGTTDYARITDFNATQDIIQLNGAKSNYRLTTASFNNISGTAIYVDKPNTEPDELIGFIEGVTGLDINSNAFVTAKDEIAFSNAQFRVIEDGTPVVAVTVVRSGAVQTEVSATITLNNGTAISPEDYNNTPIIVNFAQGETSQTVIIPIIDDSEFELDETINLTLTNPTNGAVLGSQNTASLTIVDNEIPLPGILAFSATNYSITEDGTPIVTVTIIRTDGSDGAVSATLNLSDDTATAPNDYGNTPIVVNFAHRETSKTVTIPIVNDSIYEGDETLKLSLTNPTGGATLGGQNTANLTIVDNDLPTISLVVSPDSVTEDGLTNLVYTFIRTGNTVSPLTVNFNVGGTGIFNNDYIQSGAASFNGTSGSITFAAGSDTAILTLDPTVDSMFEADETVNLTLVSSANYNRGTTTAVNSIITNDDINSGTFSFSSPQFTVNEDGTPITAVTINRAGNSNGEVSVTINLNNGTATAPNDYNNSPIVVTFASGQQTKTVNIPIQNDLTREGDESINMVLSNPTGGANLGTQTSANLIIADNDIGLNAEYFNGYFNDNLGFFTANQPILKRTDKTVNFLNLAWGHETLKALPDDEKSKTW, encoded by the coding sequence ATGACTAATTCCTTGTTAACCATCAATTCTTTAACCCTTGTGCCATCCCTCATGGCTGTCTTAGAACAGGCATTTTTACTCAGTCAAACCACATTACAAAACTTTGCTAATAACCCTGATTTTGCCGCTAAAATGGCATTGGCTTTTAACTCAACCTCTCAAGCTGATACCCTACAGACGGCTTGGTTAAACGGTGATTTTGCTGGGTTTCCTGCCCTAGAAATTCGCTATCAGTCCGAGCTAAATGGGGCAAATGGGGCTTATAGTGCCGATACAGGCATAATTTACCTAGCTTATGAGTATTTACTGCAATTATTTCCCCCTTCTCAAGGGGGGTTAGGGGGAATCAATGCCTTAGTAGGGTTAATTTTAGAGGAATATGGCCATTATGTAGACGTAGTGTTAAATGGCAGTAATGACAGTGATGGGGATGAAGGGGCAATATTTTCGGCGTTGGTAATGGGGCAAAGTCTGAGTGAGACTGATTTAGGGCAGTTAAAGACGGAGAATGATCACGGGGTTATTAGCTTTAATGGGGTGAATATTGCGGTCGAAATGCAGAATTTCGCGGGAAGTGCTGGAAATGATACGATTACGGGAACTTCTGGGGATGATGTAATTGATGGGTTAGGGGGAAATGATAGTTTAAACGGGTTAGCAGGAGATGATATTTTAAATGGTGGGGATGGTAATGATACTTTGGATGGTGGGGATGGTAATGACATCCTTAATCCTGGTTTGGGGGTTGATACAATTGATGGCAATACAGGAACAGATACCTTAATTGCTGATTATACCACAGCAACAGTTTCAGGGATTGGTACTAATAATTATGGAATTACTAATACTTCAAGTAAAATTTACTCTTCTTATTCTAGCACAACATTACTTAATTATTCTAATATTGAGCTATTTAATATTACTGGCACTCAATATAATGATTCTTTTTCTGCTAATACAGGCTATAAAATTAATGCAGGTGGGGGAAGTGATACTCTCACTTTAAGCTTGAGTAATACTAGCACCAATTGGGTGTTAGATTGGGCAAATGCAAATGCTCAACTTAGTGGCGATAGTAACACTCAAATTAGTAATTTCGAGAAAATATCTTCAGTCACAACAGGAAGCGGTAATGATACCTTTAAGTTTACTAATTATCTGTTGAATAGCTCAATTGATGGCAACACAGGAACAGATACCTTAATTGCTGATTGTACCACAGCAACAGTTTCAGGGATTGGTACTAATAATTATGGAATTACTAATACTTCAAGTAAAATTTACTCTTCTTATTCTAGCACAACATTACTTAATTATTCTAATATTGAGCTATTTAATATTACCGGGACTCAATATAATGACAGCCTGACAGGTTATGCTGGTAATGATACTCTCATTGGTGCTGCGGGTGATGATACCATTAATGGCACAATAGGAGATAGTTTAGATGGAGGTGAAGGAACTGATACGGTCAATCTAGACTTAAGCAGTGCTATGACTAATTTAACCTTTGATTTGGATTTATCAGTGACTACTAATTTACAAGGAATTAGTGGCACTGAAGTTAAGAATTTTGAAAAAATTGGCACAATTACTACAGGAAGTGGTAATGATACCTTTAAGTTTACTAATTATCTGTTGGGTGGCACAATTAATGGCAATACAGGAACAGATACCTTAATTGCTGATTATACCACAGCAACAGGTTCAGGCATTAGTACTAATAATTATGGAATTACTAATACTTCAAGTCGAATCTATTCTTCTTATAACAGTGGTACATTCCTTAATTATTCTAATATTGAATTATTTAATATTACTGGGACTCAATATAATGACAGCCTGACAGGTTATGCTGGCAATGATACTCTCATTGGTGCTGCGGGTGATGATACCATTAATGGCACAATAGGAGATAGTTTAGATGGAGGTAAAGGAACTGATACGGTCAATCTAGACTTAAGCAGTGCTATCACTAATTTAACCTTTGATTTGGATTTATCAGTGACTACTAATTTACAAGGAATTAGTGGCACTGAAGTTAAGAATTTTGAAAAAATTGGCACAATTACTACAGGAAGTGGTAATGATACCTTTAAGTTTACTAATTATCTGTTGGGTGGCACAATTAATGGCAATACAGGAACAGATACCTTAATTGCTGATTATACCACAGCAACAGGTTCAGGCATTAGTACTAATAATTATGGAATTACTAATACTTCAAGTCGAATCTATTCTTCTTATAACAGTGGTACATTCCTTAATTATTCTAATATTGAATTATTTAATATTACTGGGACTCAATATAATGACAGCCTGACAGGTTATGCTGGCAATGATACTCTCATTGGTGCTGCGGGTGATGATACCATTAATGGCACAATAGGAGATAGTTTAGATGGAGGTAAAGGAACTGATACGGTCAATCTAGACTTAAGCAGTGCTATCACTAATTTAACCTTTGATTTGGATTTATCAGTGACTACTAATTTACAAGGAATTAGTGGCACTGAAGTTAAGAATTTTGAAAAAATTGGCACAATTACTACAGGAAGTGGTAATGATACCTTTAAGTTTACTAATTATCTGTTGGGTGGCACAATTAATGGCAATACAGGAACAGATACCTTAATTGCTGATTATACCACAGCAACAGGTTCAGGCATTAGTACTAATAATTATGGAATTACTAATACTTCAAGTAAAATTTACTCTTCTTATTCTAGCACAACATTACTTAATTATTCTAATATTGAGCTATTTAATATTACTGGCACTCAATATAACGATAACCTCAATGGGAGTGGAGGAAATGATACTCTCATTGGGGGTGAAGGGAATGATAGCCTTAGCGGGGGTGATGGTAATGACAAACTCTCAGGAGTAAATGCCAAAAAACTAACCCCCGGACTAAATGAGATAGACACTTTAAGTGGAGGAAATAGCATAGATACCTTTATTTTAGGGGATGCTGCTAATATTTATTATGACGATCGCAATAATACGACAACTGGAACGACTGATTACGCAAGGATTACCGATTTTAACGCCACTCAAGACATTATCCAACTCAACGGAGCAAAAAGCAATTATCGCTTAACAACTGCCTCCTTTAATAACATCTCAGGAACCGCTATCTATGTTGATAAACCCAATACTGAACCCGACGAACTGATAGGCTTTATTGAAGGAGTCACAGGCTTAGATATTAACAGCAATGCTTTTGTCACCGCTAAAGATGAAATAGCCTTTAGTAATGCTCAATTTCGAGTCATAGAAGATGGTACGCCCGTTGTTGCTGTTACTGTCGTTCGTAGTGGTGCAGTACAAACTGAAGTTAGTGCTACCATCACTCTTAATAATGGCACAGCTATCTCTCCCGAAGATTACAATAATACTCCCATTATCGTTAACTTTGCTCAAGGAGAAACTAGCCAAACCGTCATTATCCCCATCATTGATGATAGCGAATTTGAATTAGATGAAACCATTAACTTAACTCTCACTAATCCCACTAATGGTGCAGTTTTAGGTTCACAAAATACAGCCAGTCTAACTATTGTTGATAATGAAATTCCTCTTCCGGGTATTTTAGCGTTTAGTGCCACTAACTACAGTATCACAGAAGATGGAACCCCCATTGTTACAGTAACCATTATTCGTACAGATGGCAGTGATGGGGCAGTTAGTGCTACCCTCAATTTAAGCGATGACACTGCTACTGCACCTAATGACTATGGCAATACCCCCATTGTCGTTAATTTTGCCCATCGAGAAACCAGTAAAACCGTTACTATTCCTATTGTTAATGACAGTATTTATGAAGGTGATGAAACCCTAAAATTAAGCTTAACTAATCCGACAGGTGGCGCAACTTTAGGTGGTCAAAATACAGCTAATTTAACAATTGTTGATAATGATTTGCCGACGATTTCTTTAGTAGTTTCTCCTGATAGTGTGACAGAAGATGGTCTAACTAATCTTGTTTATACGTTTATACGGACGGGTAATACAGTTAGCCCTTTAACCGTTAATTTTAATGTCGGTGGAACAGGAATATTTAATAATGACTATATCCAAAGTGGGGCAGCAAGTTTTAATGGAACAAGTGGAAGTATTACCTTTGCTGCAGGTTCTGATACAGCAATTTTAACCCTTGACCCAACAGTAGATAGTATGTTTGAAGCTGATGAAACAGTCAATTTAACCTTGGTTTCTAGTGCTAATTATAATCGGGGAACCACCACAGCAGTTAATAGCATTATTACCAATGATGATATTAATTCAGGTACTTTCTCCTTTAGTTCACCGCAATTTACGGTTAATGAAGACGGTACACCTATTACTGCTGTTACTATCAATCGTGCAGGAAATAGTAACGGTGAAGTTAGTGTTACTATTAACCTAAATAATGGCACGGCAACAGCACCAAATGATTATAATAATTCACCCATTGTAGTTACTTTTGCTTCAGGACAACAGACGAAAACGGTTAATATTCCCATTCAAAATGACTTGACCAGAGAGGGAGATGAAAGTATAAATATGGTGCTTTCTAACCCCACTGGTGGTGCAAATTTAGGGACTCAAACCAGTGCAAACCTTATCATTGCTGATAATGACATTGGCTTAAATGCAGAATATTTTAATGGTTATTTCAATGATAATTTAGGTTTCTTTACAGCAAATCAACCCATTTTAAAACGAACAGATAAAACTGTTAATTTCTTAAATCTGGCGTGGGGACATGAAACCCTGAAAGCCTTACCAGATGACGAAAAGAGCAAAACATGGTAA
- a CDS encoding TlyA family RNA methyltransferase encodes MPKQRLDTLLVELNLCPSRQQAQSLIRAGEVRVNQQIIDKPGTEVDISAEIQVQAKPPYVSRGGQKLEKALKVFNIVVTERICLDGGISTGGFTDCLLQAGAKRVYGVDVGYGQVAWSLRQDQRVILKERTNFRYLTPEQLYGDDAFADLGVMDVSFISLTKVLEPLWHLLAVPKEVILLIKPQFEVGRSRVGKKGVVRNSKDQAQAIERVLQTAYQLGWGYGGLTESPITGPAGNVEYLLWLRSDQGIQEHPLESIEAFTQAVMTNL; translated from the coding sequence TTGCCTAAACAACGTCTTGATACTTTATTAGTTGAACTTAACCTGTGTCCTTCTCGTCAACAGGCCCAAAGTCTCATCCGCGCTGGAGAAGTCAGAGTTAATCAACAAATTATTGATAAACCGGGTACAGAAGTCGATATTTCAGCCGAAATTCAAGTACAAGCAAAGCCCCCTTATGTCTCTCGTGGCGGACAAAAGCTCGAAAAAGCCCTAAAGGTGTTTAATATAGTCGTAACGGAGAGAATTTGCCTAGATGGGGGCATTTCTACCGGGGGGTTCACCGATTGTTTATTACAAGCCGGGGCCAAACGGGTGTATGGGGTGGATGTAGGTTATGGACAGGTGGCCTGGTCATTGCGTCAAGATCAAAGGGTGATCTTAAAAGAGCGAACAAATTTTCGGTATCTAACCCCTGAACAGTTATATGGAGATGATGCTTTTGCTGACTTAGGGGTGATGGATGTGTCATTTATCTCCTTAACGAAGGTATTAGAACCCTTGTGGCATCTTTTAGCCGTTCCTAAAGAGGTTATTTTATTAATTAAACCTCAGTTTGAAGTCGGGCGATCGCGGGTTGGTAAAAAGGGAGTAGTTCGCAATAGCAAAGATCAAGCTCAAGCCATTGAAAGGGTATTACAAACAGCTTATCAGTTAGGATGGGGTTATGGCGGGTTAACTGAATCTCCGATTACGGGGCCAGCAGGTAATGTGGAGTATTTATTATGGTTGCGCAGTGACCAAGGCATTCAAGAACATCCTTTAGAGAGTATTGAAGCATTTACTCAAGCTGTGATGACTAATTTATAA
- the glmU gene encoding bifunctional UDP-N-acetylglucosamine diphosphorylase/glucosamine-1-phosphate N-acetyltransferase GlmU codes for MVAVAILAAGRGTRMKSTLPKVLHTLGGRSLVERVLKSCESLTPSRQLIIVGYQGQQVQEALTHINSLEFVEQPEQLGTGHAVQQLLPHLQDFDGDLLVLNGDVPLLRPETLENLLHTHKSNHNAATVLTAQIPNPKGYGRVFCDTNNQVTQIVEDRDCNPAQKKNHRINGGIYCFNWPKLAQILPKLSADNDQKEYYLTDVVKFLTPVMAVDVEDYLEISGINDRKQLATANDILQDRIKDYWMASGITMIDADSITIDDTVTLETDVVIEPQTHLRGNTTIGAGSRIGPGTLIENSQLGERVTVLYSVITDSQVATECRIGPYAHLRGQANIKESCRIGNFVEIKKSEVGQKSNVAHLSYLGDAILGEQVNVGAGTITANYDGVNKHQTIIGDRTKTGANSVFVAPVTLGEDVTVAAGSVVTSNVPDGALAIARERQRIIEDWKLMMQQKKS; via the coding sequence ATGGTAGCGGTAGCAATTCTGGCAGCAGGACGAGGAACGAGAATGAAATCAACCCTTCCTAAAGTGTTACATACACTAGGAGGGCGATCGCTCGTTGAACGGGTACTTAAAAGTTGTGAGTCTCTCACACCATCCCGACAACTGATTATTGTGGGTTATCAAGGACAACAAGTACAAGAAGCTTTAACCCATATAAACTCATTAGAATTTGTAGAACAACCAGAACAGTTAGGAACCGGCCACGCAGTTCAACAACTACTACCCCATTTACAAGATTTTGACGGAGATTTATTAGTCTTAAATGGGGATGTTCCTCTATTGCGTCCAGAAACCCTAGAAAACCTTCTTCACACCCATAAATCTAATCACAATGCGGCTACCGTACTAACTGCCCAAATTCCCAATCCAAAAGGTTATGGGCGGGTTTTTTGTGATACTAATAACCAAGTTACCCAAATTGTAGAAGATCGAGATTGTAATCCGGCCCAAAAGAAAAATCACCGTATTAATGGAGGAATTTACTGTTTTAATTGGCCAAAACTGGCTCAAATTTTACCTAAACTTTCGGCAGATAACGACCAAAAAGAATATTATTTAACCGATGTGGTTAAATTTTTGACCCCGGTGATGGCAGTAGATGTAGAAGATTATCTCGAAATTAGTGGTATTAATGATCGCAAACAATTAGCCACTGCTAATGATATTTTACAAGACCGCATCAAGGATTATTGGATGGCCTCAGGTATAACTATGATCGATGCCGATAGTATTACTATTGATGATACTGTAACATTAGAAACAGATGTCGTCATTGAACCTCAAACCCATTTACGGGGCAATACTACCATTGGTGCAGGCAGTCGTATTGGCCCAGGAACCCTCATTGAAAATAGTCAACTAGGAGAAAGGGTGACGGTACTGTATTCAGTAATTACAGATAGTCAGGTGGCCACTGAATGTCGTATCGGCCCTTACGCTCATTTGCGGGGTCAGGCTAATATTAAAGAATCTTGTCGTATTGGTAATTTTGTTGAAATTAAAAAGTCAGAAGTCGGACAAAAGAGTAATGTCGCTCACTTGTCCTATTTAGGAGATGCTATCTTAGGAGAACAGGTTAATGTGGGGGCCGGAACCATTACCGCTAACTATGATGGTGTCAATAAACATCAGACAATTATCGGCGATCGCACTAAAACTGGTGCAAATAGCGTATTTGTTGCCCCTGTGACCTTAGGGGAAGATGTAACCGTAGCGGCCGGTTCAGTGGTCACTAGCAATGTTCCTGATGGGGCCTTAGCGATCGCCAGGGAACGTCAACGCATTATTGAAGATTGGAAACTCATGATGCAACAAAAAAAATCCTAA
- a CDS encoding HD domain-containing phosphohydrolase, translating into MDIFGSSEPAKILVVDDHSFSRMMAVDLLESDGYQVSDHDGTSDVFSFVLANLPDLILMDIKMPHTNGFDICQKIKEDQRTRAIPVILMTVSDDNASRIKSKEVSADAFFSKPLEQMLLLPEVQLLVQRKRLYEWLAQMQQVLFLIAQAIDKRYSQEGTSCARVDQLAQSFGQYLNLNPVEINDLILAAHLHDIGTVVIPDAIMLKKEQLDEAERELIKQHVLIGEEICRPMQNRRGIAQIIRHHHERWDGTGYPDGLVGNNIPWLAQVFQILDIYDALTSQRPYKQALNPSDALNIMTEEAQKGWRNPLLVQRFVEFIEQK; encoded by the coding sequence GTGGATATTTTTGGAAGTTCTGAACCAGCTAAAATCTTAGTGGTCGATGACCACTCTTTTAGCCGTATGATGGCGGTAGATCTCTTAGAATCAGACGGCTACCAAGTCTCAGACCATGATGGCACTTCAGATGTGTTTTCCTTCGTTCTGGCTAACCTCCCTGACTTAATTTTAATGGATATCAAAATGCCCCATACCAACGGTTTTGATATCTGTCAAAAGATTAAGGAGGATCAGCGAACCCGCGCTATTCCAGTAATTTTGATGACCGTTTCTGATGATAATGCTTCCCGTATTAAAAGTAAGGAAGTCTCGGCCGATGCTTTTTTTAGCAAACCCTTAGAACAAATGCTTCTCTTACCAGAAGTTCAACTGTTAGTGCAGCGAAAACGGCTTTACGAATGGCTAGCACAGATGCAGCAAGTCTTATTTCTTATTGCCCAAGCCATCGATAAACGCTATTCTCAAGAAGGAACTTCCTGTGCCAGAGTTGATCAATTAGCTCAAAGTTTTGGACAATATTTAAACCTTAACCCTGTGGAAATTAATGATTTAATTTTAGCTGCTCATCTCCATGATATCGGTACTGTGGTTATTCCTGATGCTATTATGCTCAAAAAGGAACAGCTTGATGAAGCTGAAAGAGAACTTATTAAACAGCACGTTTTGATCGGGGAAGAAATTTGTCGCCCCATGCAAAATCGTAGAGGTATTGCCCAAATTATTCGCCACCATCATGAACGTTGGGACGGAACGGGCTATCCTGATGGCTTAGTGGGAAATAATATTCCTTGGTTAGCTCAAGTGTTTCAAATTCTCGATATTTATGATGCACTGACTAGCCAAAGACCTTATAAACAGGCTCTCAATCCTTCCGACGCTTTGAATATTATGACAGAAGAAGCCCAAAAAGGTTGGCGAAATCCTCTTTTAGTGCAAAGATTTGTTGAGTTTATCGAACAAAAATAA
- a CDS encoding tRNA (5-methylaminomethyl-2-thiouridine)(34)-methyltransferase MnmD, which translates to MSSHNFPSHHPITPSPHHPSSPTLKPTDDGSYTFFSQEFEELYHSHSGAKQEAEYKFVEPCQLKNKAQIKSSLKILDICYGLGYNSSAALATIWSVNPNCQVKLMALEKDETVSRQAIFHQLLTHWPAPVPSYLETLAQSHYIQSSSSLYPLTAKLWVEDARISLKALVNSGFKADAIFLDPFSPPKCPQLWTVEFIALVAQCLKPDGYLATYSCAACIRKALQLTGLSLEATRGVGRRSPGTLASWKNQDHLALSEQEWEHLQTRAAIPYRDPQLEDTAIMIHNRREKEQQESSLEPSSHWKKRWIKTRDKSD; encoded by the coding sequence ATGTCTAGCCACAATTTCCCCTCTCATCACCCCATTACCCCGTCACCTCATCACCCCTCGTCCCCCACCCTAAAACCCACTGACGATGGTTCTTATACCTTTTTTTCCCAAGAATTTGAGGAACTTTATCACTCCCATTCTGGTGCAAAACAAGAAGCTGAATATAAGTTTGTCGAACCCTGTCAATTAAAAAATAAAGCCCAGATTAAATCTTCCTTAAAAATTCTTGATATTTGTTACGGACTCGGTTACAATAGTTCTGCGGCATTAGCTACAATTTGGTCAGTTAACCCGAATTGTCAGGTAAAATTAATGGCCTTAGAAAAGGATGAAACTGTCTCCCGTCAAGCCATTTTTCACCAATTATTAACTCATTGGCCGGCCCCTGTTCCATCATATTTAGAAACCTTAGCCCAAAGCCATTATATTCAATCTTCTAGTTCCCTTTATCCCTTAACTGCTAAACTATGGGTAGAAGATGCTAGAATTAGCTTAAAAGCACTGGTGAATTCAGGATTTAAAGCCGACGCTATCTTTTTAGACCCCTTTTCCCCCCCTAAATGTCCCCAACTGTGGACAGTAGAATTTATAGCTTTAGTCGCCCAATGTTTAAAACCCGATGGATACTTAGCGACTTATTCTTGTGCTGCTTGTATCCGAAAAGCTTTACAATTAACAGGGTTAAGCTTAGAAGCTACTAGAGGGGTGGGAAGGCGATCTCCAGGAACCCTCGCCAGTTGGAAAAATCAAGACCATCTAGCCCTTTCTGAACAAGAATGGGAACACTTACAAACTCGGGCCGCTATACCTTATAGAGATCCTCAACTAGAAGACACAGCCATTATGATTCATAATAGACGAGAAAAGGAACAGCAAGAGAGTTCTTTAGAACCTTCGAGTCATTGGAAAAAACGCTGGATCAAGACAAGAGATAAAAGTGATTAA
- the pyrR gene encoding bifunctional pyr operon transcriptional regulator/uracil phosphoribosyltransferase PyrR, with product MVKKILSTEKIRRIITRLASQVIEKSGDLSDLVLLGIYTKGVPLANLLAQQIEVLENVKVPVGAIDVTFYRDDLDRIKTRTPAKTKISFDLTGKTVVLVDDVIYKGRTIRAALNAVSEYGRPQLIRLLVLVDRGHRELPIHPDFIGKKLPTASEEQVKVYFQATDGRDAVELS from the coding sequence ATGGTCAAAAAAATCCTTTCTACTGAAAAAATTCGCCGTATTATAACTCGTCTAGCTTCTCAAGTTATCGAAAAGTCGGGAGATCTTTCTGACCTAGTTTTACTAGGAATTTATACTAAAGGTGTTCCGTTAGCGAATTTATTAGCTCAACAAATTGAAGTCTTAGAAAATGTTAAAGTTCCAGTAGGGGCTATTGATGTTACTTTTTATAGAGATGATCTCGATCGCATTAAAACCCGTACTCCAGCTAAGACAAAAATTTCTTTTGATTTAACAGGAAAAACTGTTGTTTTAGTGGATGATGTTATTTATAAAGGGCGAACTATTCGGGCCGCCTTAAATGCGGTTAGTGAATATGGAAGACCTCAATTAATTCGTTTATTAGTATTAGTTGATCGGGGTCATCGAGAGTTACCTATCCATCCTGATTTTATTGGAAAAAAACTGCCCACTGCTTCCGAAGAACAGGTTAAAGTTTATTTTCAGGCAACTGATGGTAGGGATGCGGTCGAGTTAAGTTGA